One genomic segment of Arthrobacter sp. Marseille-P9274 includes these proteins:
- a CDS encoding helix-turn-helix transcriptional regulator, translating to MDSRALGVPADTAAHVGATGRGQGAARPRGVFIGRSEELDGVSAALRDPARLGALLLGGAGIGKTVLALEAVQAVQETHHIVHVRGSAVSSKLPYGALGYLLSELPERALEHPVLAYQGLARLLRRKAAGRAVLLLVDNAHELDAMSVTAVIQLALSGQARLLVLARGLTGAAEEFVQLWSDGRLKRFDLAAFTPEEAETFASCLLGGMVSRSAAEELWAQTAGSPLYLRLLVREQREAGSLVLQDGVWDLVAPVVRSGEIADVVRAQVARLHPGQRRIIELLAFAGELPLEVLLRLSDPFELDRLEEDGHLRVLPSIPPVVQLNQRLMAEVVRESVPPARSRQLWEALAAVVSDVEIPAGTLLGFAAWSIACGVPLAAPTALRAARRARHLQDPATALRFVRSVPGYGLDPELVLEEASALHALGRLDEAAAVLEAAQPRAVADLRLWVRLGVERHRVLRRLPGRGREAADAVVAIRRAVAAAPGNNDGGAALAWEAVLLEAEFAAFEGRHAQFPRELEDLYGNESLPLGMRLYAGCLLAEAWALTGRCGDALAIVAWLEAGAGNPSLSPSMRDTVLVRIFEVLLASGQWRRCRELLAPQRSAGRVGAARGTAGELAAGLLHAACGHPDEALELLLPALAKLKRRDPAGTAPLALAAAAYASALQGDAGRAERCLHELECSEQELAWSIRSWTRYFEVLARAALAGFGVVGERPRQAKATEAAGAGRFTATLLAEAEHASRLGLPASSGAFLTAAARLGDAEAVARLLAEGPRDCGPAGELGELFAAGLVGNDGAALLQAARLASAEGNDLFACEAAGAAQLFAADQLAARQARELANSSFRRLRPEHGLRRRFAMLGRFEQELTVAAAGGKSSSELAKELNLSPRTIDWHLGKIYVKLHVSSRAELAELLT from the coding sequence GTGGACAGCCGTGCCTTGGGGGTGCCGGCGGATACCGCCGCGCATGTAGGTGCCACCGGCAGGGGCCAGGGAGCGGCCCGGCCGCGGGGCGTTTTCATCGGCCGCTCAGAAGAGCTCGACGGCGTTTCGGCTGCCCTGCGCGACCCGGCCCGGCTGGGCGCCCTGTTGCTCGGCGGTGCCGGCATCGGCAAGACGGTGCTGGCCCTCGAAGCGGTGCAGGCCGTCCAGGAGACCCACCATATAGTGCACGTCCGCGGCAGCGCCGTATCGTCGAAGCTGCCCTACGGCGCGCTCGGCTACCTGCTCAGTGAACTGCCGGAACGCGCGCTGGAGCACCCGGTACTGGCCTACCAGGGGCTGGCGCGGCTGCTGCGCCGGAAGGCCGCGGGCCGCGCGGTGCTGCTGCTGGTGGACAACGCCCATGAACTGGATGCGATGTCGGTGACGGCGGTGATCCAGCTGGCGCTCTCGGGCCAGGCCCGGCTGCTAGTGCTGGCCCGCGGGCTCACCGGCGCGGCCGAGGAGTTCGTGCAGTTGTGGTCGGACGGGCGGCTGAAACGTTTCGACCTGGCGGCGTTCACTCCGGAGGAGGCGGAAACCTTCGCGTCCTGCCTGCTCGGCGGCATGGTCTCGCGCAGCGCCGCCGAGGAGCTGTGGGCCCAGACCGCGGGGAGCCCCCTGTACCTGCGCCTGCTGGTCCGCGAACAACGCGAGGCAGGGTCGCTGGTCCTGCAGGACGGCGTGTGGGACCTGGTCGCGCCGGTGGTGCGTTCGGGCGAGATCGCCGACGTGGTCCGCGCGCAGGTGGCCCGGCTGCATCCCGGCCAGCGCAGGATCATCGAGTTGCTGGCCTTCGCCGGCGAGCTGCCCCTGGAGGTGCTGCTGCGGCTATCCGATCCCTTCGAGCTGGACCGGCTGGAGGAGGACGGGCACCTGCGCGTCCTGCCCAGCATCCCGCCGGTGGTCCAGCTGAACCAGCGGCTGATGGCGGAAGTGGTCCGCGAATCCGTGCCGCCGGCCCGTAGCCGGCAGCTGTGGGAGGCGCTCGCCGCCGTCGTTAGTGACGTGGAGATTCCCGCCGGAACGCTGCTGGGTTTCGCGGCGTGGAGCATCGCGTGCGGGGTGCCGTTGGCGGCTCCGACGGCGCTGCGGGCCGCCCGCCGCGCCCGGCACCTGCAGGATCCCGCCACCGCCCTGCGGTTCGTGCGCAGCGTGCCCGGCTACGGCCTGGATCCGGAACTGGTGCTGGAGGAAGCGTCCGCCCTGCACGCGCTGGGACGGCTCGACGAAGCCGCGGCCGTGCTCGAGGCCGCCCAGCCGCGGGCCGTGGCGGACCTGCGGCTGTGGGTGCGCCTGGGCGTGGAACGACACCGCGTGCTGCGCCGGCTGCCGGGCCGGGGACGGGAGGCGGCGGACGCCGTCGTCGCCATTCGCCGGGCCGTGGCCGCCGCGCCGGGGAACAACGACGGCGGTGCCGCACTGGCCTGGGAGGCCGTGCTGCTCGAGGCGGAGTTCGCAGCGTTCGAGGGCCGGCACGCGCAGTTCCCGCGGGAGCTGGAGGACCTCTACGGTAACGAATCGCTGCCCCTGGGCATGCGGCTCTACGCCGGCTGCCTGCTGGCCGAGGCGTGGGCGCTGACCGGCCGCTGCGGGGACGCCCTTGCCATCGTCGCCTGGCTGGAGGCCGGCGCCGGCAACCCCTCGCTTTCGCCGTCGATGCGCGACACGGTGCTGGTCCGGATATTCGAGGTCCTGCTCGCCAGCGGGCAGTGGCGGCGCTGCCGGGAGCTGCTGGCCCCGCAGCGGAGTGCCGGCCGGGTCGGCGCGGCCCGCGGCACGGCCGGGGAACTGGCGGCCGGGCTGCTGCACGCCGCCTGCGGGCATCCGGACGAGGCGCTGGAGCTGCTGCTGCCGGCGTTGGCCAAGCTGAAGCGGCGGGATCCCGCGGGGACCGCACCCCTCGCGCTGGCCGCGGCGGCCTATGCCAGTGCGCTCCAAGGGGACGCCGGGCGGGCCGAGCGCTGCCTGCACGAGCTGGAGTGCTCGGAGCAGGAGCTCGCGTGGAGCATCCGCTCGTGGACCCGGTATTTCGAGGTGCTGGCGCGGGCGGCGCTCGCGGGCTTCGGTGTGGTGGGGGAACGCCCCCGCCAGGCCAAGGCAACCGAGGCCGCCGGCGCCGGACGGTTCACGGCCACACTGCTGGCGGAGGCCGAACACGCCTCCCGGCTCGGCCTCCCCGCCTCCAGCGGCGCGTTCCTGACCGCGGCCGCCCGGCTCGGGGACGCCGAGGCCGTGGCGCGGCTGCTCGCGGAAGGCCCGCGGGACTGCGGGCCGGCGGGCGAATTGGGCGAGCTGTTCGCGGCAGGACTCGTGGGGAACGACGGCGCCGCGCTGCTGCAGGCGGCGCGGCTCGCCTCCGCGGAGGGAAACGACCTGTTCGCCTGCGAGGCGGCCGGCGCGGCCCAGCTGTTCGCGGCCGACCAGCTGGCCGCACGGCAGGCGCGGGAGCTGGCCAACTCCAGCTTCCGCCGGCTCCGCCCGGAGCACGGACTGCGCCGCCGGTTCGCCATGCTGGGCCGGTTCGAGCAGGAGCTGACCGTTGCGGCCGCGGGTGGCAAAAGCAGTTCCGAGCTGGCCAAGGAGCTCAACCTCTCGCCGCGCACCATCGACTGGCACCTGGGCAAGATCTACGTGAAGCTGCACGTTTCCAGCCGCGCCGAACTCGCAGAGTTGTTGACGTAG
- a CDS encoding TetR/AcrR family transcriptional regulator — MEPLLSAAQAHAAAPVPVPASPEPEQRTERRTLIAEAATAIIAHEGLRSLTHRAIDTHLDLPTGSTSYYYRTRDELLEAIVRYLRTRSAADYEKATLEVPNAIHGGGDIEDIASHIAHYLNIQLSTRPHHIKARIALTLELSEREEFAGIISDVLVSQRQMRELFDALGSAEPDMLAKGFTALVEGLAFRSLLEPDHQEPAARTRRVSIFREAIASYLLGVGE, encoded by the coding sequence GTGGAACCCTTATTGTCCGCTGCCCAGGCGCATGCCGCCGCCCCGGTCCCCGTTCCCGCTTCCCCGGAGCCGGAGCAGCGCACGGAACGGCGCACCCTGATCGCCGAGGCCGCGACTGCAATCATCGCCCATGAAGGCCTGCGCTCCCTGACCCACCGCGCCATCGACACGCATCTGGACCTGCCGACCGGATCCACCAGCTACTACTACCGGACCCGGGACGAACTACTGGAAGCCATCGTCCGCTACCTGCGCACGCGTTCAGCCGCGGACTACGAGAAGGCCACCCTCGAGGTGCCGAATGCGATCCACGGCGGCGGAGACATTGAAGACATCGCCTCGCACATCGCGCATTACCTGAACATCCAGCTCAGCACGCGGCCGCACCACATTAAGGCACGCATCGCCCTCACCCTCGAACTGTCCGAGCGCGAGGAGTTCGCCGGCATCATTTCCGACGTCCTGGTCTCCCAGCGGCAGATGCGCGAGTTGTTCGACGCCCTCGGGTCGGCCGAGCCGGACATGCTGGCCAAGGGCTTCACGGCGCTGGTCGAAGGCCTGGCCTTCCGCAGCCTGCTGGAGCCCGACCACCAGGAACCGGCCGCCCGGACACGCAGGGTGTCCATCTTCCGCGAAGCCATCGCCTCCTACCTGCTCGGCGTCGGCGAGTAA
- a CDS encoding sugar ABC transporter substrate-binding protein, producing the protein MKKHLRGILGLTTALFLAAGMTACGNGGGGEGGTEGGGGGEASGKIAFLMPDRASTRYEQQDSPLFKAKVEELCSDCEVLYQNADGDANKQQQQANAMITQGVKVLVLDAVDSTAAASLVSTAKGQGIKVVTYDRPVPDTPADFYVSFDNKKIGNLIATDLVEKLDADGDTTGGVLMVNGSPTDRAAQLIKEGANEAVDASEHEVLASYDTPEWQPSKAQDWVAGQITQFGDKITGIVAANDGTAGGSIAALKAAGVTPFPPVTGNDAEVAAIQRIISGDQYNTISKPIKIVAEKSAEVAVQLLRGETPEADATLFDTPSALFVPTVVTKENVKEVIFDSGIYEASEVCTGEYKKGCDELDIK; encoded by the coding sequence ATGAAGAAGCACCTACGGGGAATCCTGGGCCTCACCACCGCCCTGTTTCTGGCCGCCGGCATGACCGCCTGCGGTAACGGCGGCGGTGGTGAGGGCGGCACCGAGGGCGGCGGGGGCGGCGAAGCCTCGGGCAAGATCGCGTTCCTGATGCCGGACCGGGCTTCCACCCGCTACGAGCAGCAGGACAGCCCGCTCTTCAAGGCCAAGGTCGAAGAGCTCTGCAGCGACTGCGAGGTGCTCTACCAGAACGCTGACGGCGACGCGAACAAGCAGCAGCAGCAGGCCAACGCCATGATCACCCAAGGCGTCAAGGTCCTGGTGCTGGATGCGGTGGACAGCACCGCAGCAGCCTCGCTGGTCAGCACCGCCAAGGGCCAGGGCATCAAGGTCGTCACCTACGACCGGCCGGTCCCGGACACGCCGGCCGACTTCTACGTCTCGTTCGACAATAAGAAAATCGGCAACCTCATCGCCACGGACCTGGTCGAGAAGCTCGACGCCGACGGAGACACGACCGGCGGCGTGCTGATGGTCAACGGCTCCCCCACTGACCGCGCGGCGCAGCTGATCAAGGAAGGCGCCAACGAAGCCGTCGATGCGAGCGAGCACGAGGTGCTGGCATCCTATGACACGCCGGAGTGGCAGCCCTCGAAGGCCCAGGACTGGGTCGCCGGTCAGATCACCCAGTTCGGCGACAAGATTACCGGCATCGTGGCCGCCAACGACGGCACCGCGGGCGGCTCCATCGCCGCCCTGAAGGCCGCCGGTGTCACCCCCTTCCCGCCGGTCACTGGCAACGACGCCGAGGTCGCCGCCATCCAGCGCATCATCAGCGGCGACCAGTACAACACCATCTCCAAGCCGATCAAGATCGTCGCGGAGAAGTCGGCGGAGGTGGCGGTCCAGCTGCTCAGGGGCGAGACCCCGGAGGCCGACGCGACGCTCTTCGACACCCCGTCCGCGCTGTTCGTGCCGACCGTAGTCACCAAGGAGAACGTCAAGGAAGTGATTTTCGACAGCGGCATCTACGAGGCGTCGGAAGTCTGCACCGGCGAATACAAGAAGGGCTGCGACGAGCTCGACATCAAGTAG
- a CDS encoding helix-turn-helix transcriptional regulator, with the protein MTRREHEIGTLVLEGMQNADIAEQLDLSVRTVEGHIYRMFAKLHIRSRDELDAAHLG; encoded by the coding sequence TTGACCCGGCGCGAGCACGAAATCGGCACGCTGGTGCTGGAAGGAATGCAAAACGCCGACATCGCCGAGCAGTTGGACCTCTCCGTGCGGACCGTGGAGGGGCACATCTACCGGATGTTCGCCAAGCTGCACATCCGCAGCCGGGACGAACTCGATGCGGCCCATCTGGGCTGA
- a CDS encoding AAA family ATPase: MEGFGGLSLVGRDADVRAVVDAVTETGGALLVADQGLGKSAVSKAVLAELGDGVIPLWIHASPTLSRVPFGALAPYLASLQEDQTNSVLAAMRSVLAHINALAPGQTPVLLVIDDAHDLDESSTMLAAQLVASGAVKLLAMSRTLPAVPPELESLASDGLIVRRTLQPLDSGAALELCRQALGGQILPCLSESLVAASAGNPMFMLALLAQERRDGTLVERNGVWLLTGEPPRPDRRLTDLIKGHFSGCTPEQRQVLETVALADPIPLRLLLESADGGLVDALVESRLVTVGDDAERLVRVAHPLYGQVLRAMVPAARSLRLRRQLARRLSSGRPTLQSLLRQVDWSLECGLPVPASRLVEAARLANGLFNSRFALRAAGAVPPGPYRGAAQVETAWAHYHNGEFTRAEELLAGVLQRARDLGTAKSAAVLSAQLLRFRRGGAAELDGLAGQWSATLDRLEAEHPRLAGTPAVVHSRTGCRLLRIRGMIDDGQLASAETELLQVLDRPGPDPEIELVARTLLAEVFGATGRLLSGAALTRRGLELLHAHEGALLGYYEFVLVPHVTALLRLGEYDDATRELERYAGTGLRGLFYFSGTVALASAALEILQSRPMPGLGLLAAAVEGLRQLDLEHLLPLAFAAGAHTAAAAGLNELAEEYLANYAEVADQPRQRVRLMCDGLAAAGRIRLRQEPAELDRLFDLVEDARRRGYFSEELDLRVLALRLGSLRGLDQLVKLAEFTEGAAAGQLTVLVRALRDEDMPALLRIIGGAASRPSLHAALLNLRPPVLAGEDSGGTSSQREFLAQAMRQLQKALPPEPDAGPAGVVAAGGRMARRKLLAAVLREPARREPGPPGQDGPGRGGGWPVQGAPGLPGRAARGVLRPCVRGHCGDCGRSHGTMAAGTKVDVPHARPSS; the protein is encoded by the coding sequence ATGGAGGGATTCGGGGGACTCTCTCTGGTAGGTCGGGACGCTGACGTCCGGGCCGTCGTCGACGCGGTCACCGAGACCGGCGGGGCGCTGCTGGTGGCGGACCAGGGCCTGGGCAAGAGCGCGGTGTCCAAGGCCGTGCTGGCAGAGCTGGGTGACGGCGTCATCCCGCTGTGGATCCACGCGAGCCCGACGCTGTCCCGGGTACCGTTTGGGGCGCTGGCGCCGTACCTGGCCTCGCTACAGGAAGACCAGACCAACTCGGTGCTGGCCGCGATGCGCTCCGTGCTGGCGCACATCAACGCCCTGGCGCCGGGGCAGACGCCGGTGCTGCTGGTGATCGACGACGCGCATGACCTGGACGAGTCCAGCACCATGCTGGCCGCGCAGCTGGTCGCCTCCGGGGCGGTGAAGCTGCTGGCGATGAGCCGGACGCTACCGGCGGTGCCCCCGGAGCTGGAGTCGCTCGCCTCGGACGGCCTGATCGTACGCCGGACGCTCCAGCCGCTGGACTCGGGCGCGGCCCTCGAACTTTGCCGGCAGGCCCTGGGCGGGCAAATCCTGCCGTGCCTGAGCGAATCACTGGTTGCGGCCTCCGCCGGAAACCCGATGTTCATGCTGGCGCTGCTTGCCCAGGAACGCCGCGACGGAACGCTGGTGGAACGCAACGGCGTGTGGCTGCTTACCGGGGAACCGCCGCGGCCGGACCGGCGGTTGACCGACCTGATCAAGGGGCACTTCAGCGGCTGCACGCCGGAGCAGCGGCAGGTGCTGGAGACGGTGGCGCTGGCCGACCCGATCCCGCTTCGGCTGCTGCTGGAATCGGCAGACGGCGGGCTGGTCGATGCGCTCGTGGAGTCGCGGCTGGTGACCGTCGGCGACGACGCGGAGCGGCTGGTCCGGGTGGCGCACCCGCTGTATGGGCAGGTGCTGCGGGCGATGGTACCGGCGGCCCGGAGCCTGCGGCTGCGGCGGCAGCTGGCCCGCCGCCTGTCTTCCGGCCGGCCCACCCTCCAGTCGCTGCTGCGGCAGGTCGACTGGTCGCTCGAGTGCGGCCTCCCGGTCCCGGCGAGCCGGCTGGTGGAGGCGGCGCGGCTGGCCAACGGGCTGTTCAACTCGCGCTTCGCCCTCCGCGCCGCCGGCGCCGTCCCGCCCGGCCCCTACCGGGGCGCGGCGCAGGTGGAAACGGCCTGGGCGCACTACCACAACGGCGAATTCACCCGGGCGGAAGAACTGCTCGCCGGGGTGCTCCAGCGCGCCAGGGACCTGGGGACGGCGAAGTCGGCGGCGGTGCTCAGCGCGCAGCTGCTGCGGTTCCGGCGCGGAGGGGCCGCCGAGCTGGACGGCCTGGCCGGCCAGTGGTCGGCCACCCTGGACCGGCTGGAAGCCGAACACCCGCGCCTGGCCGGGACACCCGCCGTCGTACATTCCCGCACCGGCTGCCGGCTGCTGCGGATCCGCGGAATGATCGACGACGGGCAGCTGGCCAGCGCCGAAACGGAACTGCTGCAGGTGCTGGACCGCCCGGGGCCTGACCCCGAGATCGAGCTCGTGGCGCGGACGCTGCTGGCGGAGGTCTTCGGTGCCACCGGCCGGCTGCTCTCCGGGGCCGCCCTGACCCGGCGCGGGCTGGAGCTGCTGCACGCGCATGAGGGCGCGCTGCTCGGGTACTACGAATTCGTGCTGGTCCCGCATGTGACCGCGCTGCTGCGGCTGGGGGAGTACGACGACGCCACCCGCGAGCTGGAACGTTACGCCGGCACTGGACTGCGCGGCCTCTTCTACTTCAGCGGCACGGTCGCCCTGGCCTCGGCCGCGCTGGAGATTCTGCAGTCCAGGCCGATGCCGGGACTGGGACTGCTGGCCGCGGCGGTCGAGGGCCTGCGCCAGCTCGATCTTGAGCACCTGCTGCCGCTGGCCTTCGCCGCCGGCGCCCACACCGCCGCTGCCGCAGGACTGAACGAGCTGGCGGAGGAGTACCTGGCGAACTACGCGGAGGTCGCGGACCAGCCGCGGCAGCGGGTGCGCCTGATGTGCGACGGGCTTGCGGCGGCGGGCAGGATCCGGTTGCGGCAAGAGCCAGCTGAGCTGGACCGGCTGTTCGACCTCGTCGAGGACGCCAGGCGGCGCGGCTACTTCAGCGAGGAGCTGGACCTGAGGGTGCTGGCGCTGCGGCTGGGCAGCCTGCGCGGACTCGACCAGCTGGTCAAGCTGGCCGAGTTCACCGAGGGAGCGGCCGCGGGACAGCTGACCGTGCTGGTGCGTGCCCTGCGTGACGAGGACATGCCCGCCCTGCTGCGGATTATCGGCGGCGCCGCGTCCCGCCCGTCGCTGCACGCGGCGCTGCTGAACCTGCGCCCGCCGGTGCTGGCGGGCGAGGATTCCGGGGGGACTTCGAGCCAGCGGGAGTTCCTGGCGCAGGCCATGCGGCAGCTGCAGAAGGCCCTGCCGCCGGAGCCGGACGCAGGTCCGGCCGGTGTTGTGGCGGCAGGCGGAAGGATGGCGCGGCGAAAGCTGCTGGCGGCGGTGCTGCGGGAGCCGGCGCGGCGGGAGCCGGGGCCGCCTGGGCAGGACGGTCCGGGCCGGGGCGGCGGATGGCCGGTGCAGGGCGCACCGGGGTTGCCGGGGCGGGCGGCGCGGGGCGTCCTGCGACCGTGCGTTCGGGGGCATTGCGGGGACTGCGGCCGCAGCCACGGAACCATGGCCGCCGGGACCAAAGTGGACGTGCCCCACGCCCGCCCGTCAAGTTGA
- a CDS encoding NAD(P)-dependent alcohol dehydrogenase, whose protein sequence is MGNAAAVMTGLNSIEIQERPVPEPAPGQAVIRVEAVGVCGSDVAYYRYGKIGPFVVDGPFILGHEVSGQVVAVGDGVGNVRVGDRVAVEPGTPDRTCDQCRAGRYHLCPDLEFLATPPYDGALLQYLAMDARCYFPIPDSMSYEDGALIEPLSVGLWGCQRANLRPGDDVLVTGAGPVGLLAAEAARALGAGSVTLTDISDYRLGIAREHGFGVEKSDAPASRTFDVLLECSGANGVLASALGRLHEAGRAAVVGLAKTDEVPLPLSMLNWKEITISMVNRYNNTWPLGIDLVSSGRINLEGLVTHSFPLSRTAAALENTTTEPESLKAMIYPQRL, encoded by the coding sequence ATGGGCAACGCCGCCGCAGTCATGACCGGTCTGAACAGCATCGAAATTCAAGAGCGCCCCGTGCCCGAACCCGCTCCGGGCCAGGCCGTGATCAGAGTGGAAGCCGTGGGAGTCTGCGGCTCGGACGTCGCGTACTACCGCTACGGGAAAATCGGCCCGTTCGTCGTCGACGGCCCCTTCATTCTGGGCCACGAGGTCTCCGGCCAGGTGGTGGCCGTCGGTGATGGAGTCGGCAATGTCCGCGTCGGCGACCGGGTGGCCGTCGAGCCGGGCACACCGGACCGCACCTGCGACCAGTGCCGAGCCGGACGCTACCACCTCTGTCCCGACCTGGAGTTCCTGGCGACGCCGCCCTACGACGGCGCGCTCCTGCAGTACCTGGCCATGGATGCCCGCTGCTACTTCCCGATCCCGGACTCGATGAGCTACGAGGACGGCGCGCTGATCGAGCCGCTGTCCGTGGGACTGTGGGGCTGCCAGCGTGCGAACCTCCGGCCGGGCGACGACGTGCTGGTCACCGGGGCCGGGCCGGTCGGCCTGCTCGCCGCCGAGGCGGCGCGGGCCCTCGGCGCCGGCAGCGTCACGCTCACGGACATCTCCGACTACCGGCTCGGCATCGCCCGCGAGCACGGGTTCGGCGTGGAGAAGAGCGATGCCCCGGCCTCGAGGACCTTCGACGTGCTGCTGGAGTGCTCGGGGGCCAACGGCGTCCTCGCCTCCGCCCTCGGACGGCTGCACGAGGCGGGTCGGGCCGCCGTCGTCGGGCTGGCCAAGACCGATGAGGTACCGCTGCCGCTGTCGATGCTCAATTGGAAAGAGATCACCATTTCGATGGTGAACCGGTACAACAACACCTGGCCGCTGGGCATCGACCTGGTTTCCTCCGGCCGGATCAATCTGGAGGGCCTGGTCACGCACAGCTTCCCGCTGTCCCGGACGGCGGCCGCCCTGGAAAACACCACAACCGAGCCCGAATCGCTTAAGGCGATGATCTACCCCCAGCGGCTGTGA